The Solidesulfovibrio fructosivorans JJ] genome has a window encoding:
- a CDS encoding methyl-accepting chemotaxis protein yields the protein MRSKIRLSTKLVISFGLLILLLIFSNVTAIFLLSNTNSKIIDLSQNWLPSVDAISNIQNSIDTLYRTELMHILSTDKTSIEKYDTMIVSIDKETSTYIATYEKLISSDNERNIFNQFQRDFSQYKTVATRLLDLSRQNENEKAKALAEGESQELFAKVTEEMGKLVNINKEGAKVSAIAGNTAYNQGRTMLIILAIASTLIGLAVCVVIIRGVSRQLGEDPAYLQEVASRIAAGEMDIRFNDHTGDGGVFAVLKQMVENLKLKIAEADGKTAEAAEEAKKAHQATEAADKARLEAENAKAEGMLQAAQRLSSVVDILSSASQQLSAQVEQSSQGAEDQSRRLGETATAMEEMNATVLEVAKNASQAAETSAQARGKAEDGSNAVSQMVAFMEQINANARESLDDMGTLGKQAENIGQILNVISDIADQTNLLALNAAIEAARAGEAGRGFAVVADEVRKLAEKTMTATKEVGDSIRGIQSGTRKNYDNVAQAVDAVGEATTLAGKSGEMLREIVSLVDASADQVRSIATASEQQSSASEEINRSVEEVNRIASETMDALRQSSQAVGELA from the coding sequence ATGCGCTCAAAAATACGCCTTTCGACGAAGCTCGTCATTTCTTTCGGACTACTGATACTATTGCTCATTTTTAGCAACGTCACGGCCATATTTCTCCTATCGAACACGAATTCAAAAATCATAGACCTCTCACAAAATTGGCTTCCAAGTGTGGATGCTATCTCGAATATCCAGAATTCAATTGACACTTTGTATCGGACGGAATTGATGCATATCCTTTCCACCGACAAGACCAGCATAGAAAAGTACGATACAATGATCGTTTCTATTGATAAAGAAACAAGCACATACATTGCAACCTACGAAAAACTCATCAGTTCAGACAACGAGCGCAACATCTTCAACCAATTTCAAAGGGATTTCTCCCAGTATAAAACAGTAGCCACACGTCTCCTCGACCTTTCGCGCCAAAATGAAAATGAAAAAGCCAAAGCACTGGCCGAAGGAGAATCCCAAGAGCTTTTTGCCAAAGTGACCGAGGAGATGGGCAAGCTCGTCAACATCAACAAGGAAGGCGCCAAGGTTTCGGCCATCGCCGGCAACACGGCTTACAACCAGGGCCGCACCATGCTCATCATACTTGCGATCGCCTCCACGCTGATCGGCCTGGCCGTGTGCGTCGTGATCATACGCGGCGTTTCGCGCCAGCTCGGCGAGGACCCGGCCTATCTCCAGGAAGTAGCCAGCCGCATAGCCGCCGGTGAAATGGATATCCGCTTCAACGACCACACGGGTGACGGCGGGGTCTTCGCCGTGCTCAAGCAGATGGTGGAGAACCTGAAGCTGAAAATCGCGGAAGCGGACGGAAAGACGGCCGAAGCGGCCGAGGAAGCGAAAAAGGCTCATCAAGCCACCGAAGCCGCCGACAAAGCCCGTCTCGAAGCCGAAAACGCCAAGGCCGAAGGCATGTTGCAGGCAGCCCAGCGACTATCCTCCGTGGTCGATATCCTGTCCTCCGCCTCGCAGCAGCTTTCGGCCCAGGTCGAGCAGTCCAGCCAGGGCGCGGAAGACCAGTCGCGGAGGTTGGGCGAAACGGCCACGGCCATGGAGGAAATGAACGCCACGGTGCTGGAAGTGGCCAAAAACGCCTCCCAGGCGGCGGAGACCTCGGCCCAGGCCCGGGGCAAGGCCGAGGACGGCTCAAACGCCGTAAGCCAAATGGTCGCCTTCATGGAGCAGATCAACGCCAATGCCCGGGAGTCCCTCGACGACATGGGCACCCTGGGCAAGCAGGCGGAAAACATCGGCCAGATCTTAAACGTCATCTCCGACATCGCCGACCAGACCAACCTGCTGGCGCTCAATGCCGCCATCGAGGCCGCCCGGGCCGGCGAGGCCGGACGCGGCTTCGCCGTGGTCGCGGATGAGGTCCGGAAACTGGCGGAAAAAACCATGACCGCCACCAAGGAAGTCGGCGACTCGATTCGCGGCATACAATCCGGCACCCGCAAGAACTACGACAACGTGGCCCAGGCCGTCGATGCCGTCGGCGAAGCCACAACCCTGGCCGGCAAGTCCGGGGAGATGCTGCGCGAGATCGTCAGCCTCGTCGACGCCAGCGCCGATCAGGTGCGCTCCATCGCCACGGCCTCCGAGCAGCAATCCTCGGCCAGCGAGGAGATCAACCGCTCGGTGGAGGAGGTCAACCGCATCGCCTCGGAAACCATGGATGCCCTGCGCCAGTCCTCCCAGGCCGTGGGCGAACTGGCCTAG
- the ldhH gene encoding L-lactate dehydrogenase (quinone) large subunit LdhH produces the protein MQDAANLKAYRKQLREALDNEFQRQALDKFAVAYRTSRSNAFAGIDAPELIAEIAAAKDAAVDHLPELFEEFKRHAEAAGTKVHWAATAHEANEIIAAIAKDNGVRTVVKSKSMTAEEIHLNDHLEGQGLEVTETDLGEWIIQLRHEGPSHMVMPAIHLSRYQVADLFTEVTHKQQDVDIQKLVKVARRELRPKYCQADMGISGANFAIAATGSIGIITNEGNARLTTTLPRVHVALAGIDKLAPTLHEALRIIKCLPKNATGQAITSYVTWITGAVPAASATDGKKVHHVVFLDNGRMAMARDPEFKQVLRCIRCGACANVCPIYRLVGGHKYGHVYIGAIGLVATYFFHGRDKAKNLVQNCLNCGACKAVCAAGIDLPTLIKEIHARIQDEEGHPLYSRAVGQVLKNRTLFHTMLKSARLAQKPVTGGTPFLRHLPMFLFKDHDFRALPAIADTAFRERWEKIRPRVDKADVKVALFSGCVQDFVYPEQMEAAVAVIASRPGVAMDYPMGQSCCGLPLMMLGEKKAAKELAAHNMNAIDAQGFDYIVTLCASCASYLKHGYKRLFKDDPAMAFKAAQFTDRVMDFSSFVHDVLGMADESFAGPSKDVTYHAPCHLCRGLGVTEAPRELLRDAGLNYIPAAEEDVCCGFGGSFSVKFPELSKELLRKKIDNLKATGARAMATDCPGCIMQIRGGFEHDGTTFEVRHVAEYLAERLKRK, from the coding sequence ATGCAAGACGCCGCCAATCTCAAGGCCTACCGCAAGCAGTTGCGCGAAGCCCTGGACAACGAATTTCAGCGCCAGGCCCTGGACAAGTTCGCCGTGGCCTACCGCACCTCGCGCTCCAACGCCTTCGCCGGCATCGACGCCCCGGAACTGATCGCGGAGATCGCCGCGGCCAAGGACGCCGCCGTGGACCATCTCCCCGAACTCTTCGAGGAGTTCAAGCGCCACGCCGAAGCGGCCGGAACCAAGGTCCACTGGGCCGCCACAGCCCACGAGGCCAACGAGATCATCGCCGCCATCGCCAAGGATAACGGCGTGCGCACCGTGGTCAAATCCAAGTCCATGACGGCCGAGGAAATCCACTTAAACGACCATCTGGAAGGGCAAGGGCTGGAGGTCACGGAAACGGACCTCGGCGAGTGGATCATCCAGCTGCGCCACGAAGGCCCTTCCCACATGGTCATGCCCGCCATCCACCTTTCCCGCTACCAGGTGGCCGACCTTTTCACCGAGGTCACCCACAAGCAGCAGGACGTGGACATCCAAAAGCTGGTCAAGGTGGCCCGGCGCGAGCTGCGGCCCAAATACTGCCAGGCTGACATGGGCATTTCCGGGGCCAACTTCGCCATCGCCGCCACAGGCTCCATCGGCATCATCACCAACGAGGGCAACGCCCGGCTGACCACCACCCTGCCCCGGGTCCACGTGGCCCTGGCCGGCATCGACAAGCTGGCGCCGACGCTCCACGAGGCGCTTCGCATCATCAAGTGCCTGCCCAAAAACGCCACCGGCCAGGCGATCACTTCCTACGTCACCTGGATCACGGGCGCGGTGCCGGCGGCGAGCGCCACGGACGGCAAAAAAGTCCACCATGTGGTTTTCCTGGACAACGGCCGCATGGCCATGGCCCGGGACCCGGAATTCAAGCAGGTGCTGCGCTGCATCCGCTGCGGGGCCTGCGCCAACGTCTGCCCCATCTACCGCCTCGTCGGCGGCCACAAATACGGCCACGTCTACATCGGGGCCATAGGACTTGTGGCCACCTACTTCTTCCACGGCCGGGACAAGGCCAAGAACCTGGTGCAAAACTGCCTCAACTGCGGCGCGTGCAAGGCCGTGTGCGCCGCCGGCATCGACCTGCCGACCCTGATCAAGGAAATCCACGCCCGCATCCAGGACGAGGAAGGCCATCCGCTCTATTCCCGCGCCGTGGGGCAGGTGCTCAAAAACCGCACGCTCTTCCACACCATGCTCAAATCGGCCCGCCTGGCCCAAAAGCCCGTGACCGGCGGCACGCCGTTCCTGCGCCATCTGCCCATGTTCCTCTTCAAGGACCACGACTTCCGGGCGCTTCCGGCCATCGCGGACACCGCCTTTCGCGAGCGTTGGGAAAAAATCCGGCCCCGGGTGGATAAGGCGGACGTCAAAGTGGCGCTTTTCTCGGGCTGCGTGCAGGATTTCGTTTATCCAGAGCAGATGGAGGCGGCCGTGGCCGTCATCGCCAGCCGTCCCGGCGTGGCCATGGACTACCCCATGGGCCAGTCCTGCTGCGGCCTGCCGCTGATGATGCTCGGCGAAAAAAAGGCGGCCAAGGAACTGGCCGCCCACAACATGAACGCCATCGACGCCCAGGGGTTCGACTACATCGTCACCCTTTGCGCTTCGTGCGCCTCCTACCTCAAGCACGGCTACAAGCGCCTGTTCAAGGACGATCCGGCAATGGCCTTCAAGGCCGCCCAGTTCACGGACCGGGTCATGGACTTCAGCTCCTTCGTCCACGATGTGCTCGGCATGGCGGACGAGTCCTTCGCCGGCCCGTCCAAGGACGTCACCTACCACGCGCCCTGCCATCTGTGCCGGGGGCTTGGCGTGACCGAGGCCCCGCGCGAGCTCCTGCGCGACGCCGGCCTCAACTATATTCCGGCGGCCGAAGAGGACGTGTGCTGCGGTTTCGGCGGCAGCTTCTCGGTCAAGTTCCCGGAGCTGTCCAAGGAGCTTTTGCGCAAGAAGATCGACAACCTCAAGGCCACCGGCGCCAGAGCCATGGCCACCGACTGCCCGGGCTGCATCATGCAGATTCGCGGCGGTTTCGAGCACGACGGCACGACCTTCGAGGTGCGCCATGTGGCCGAATACCTGGCCGAGCGCCTGAAGCGCAAATAA
- a CDS encoding LutC/YkgG family protein has product MSTSPSLVDRMQEKAALAAAVVSKVASMDEAIAYVADVCANKEACQILASGCAEPLSETGEDLCRSKREKIICAPDMPEDVVTALAALCADRGIAVTTKGMRQRLGGIDIALTTAAAGIAETGTIVVRSTDEEVRLATMVAETHIAVLPADAIVADSYDLEEQMAAWMAGPDYTAFITGPSRTADIERVLALGVHGPLELHILILEGK; this is encoded by the coding sequence ATGTCGACTTCCCCTTCCCTCGTCGACCGTATGCAGGAAAAGGCCGCCCTGGCGGCTGCCGTCGTTTCCAAAGTCGCCTCCATGGACGAGGCCATCGCCTACGTGGCCGACGTGTGCGCAAATAAGGAAGCCTGCCAGATCCTGGCCTCGGGCTGCGCCGAGCCGCTTTCCGAGACGGGCGAAGACCTTTGCCGCAGCAAGCGGGAAAAAATCATCTGCGCCCCGGACATGCCGGAAGACGTCGTGACCGCCCTTGCCGCCCTGTGCGCGGATCGCGGCATCGCCGTCACCACCAAGGGCATGCGGCAGCGTCTCGGCGGCATCGACATCGCCCTGACCACGGCCGCCGCAGGCATCGCCGAAACCGGCACCATTGTCGTGCGTTCCACCGACGAGGAGGTCCGGCTGGCCACCATGGTGGCCGAAACCCACATCGCCGTGCTCCCCGCCGACGCCATCGTGGCCGATTCCTACGACCTCGAGGAACAGATGGCCGCCTGGATGGCCGGTCCGGACTACACGGCCTTTATCACCGGCCCCAGCCGCACCGCCGACATCGAACGGGTGCTGGCCCTTGGCGTGCACGGCCCCCTGGAACTGCACATCCTCATCCTGGAGGGCAAGTAG
- a CDS encoding L-lactate permease has product MTWVQQYQPLGSVGLSALVAGIPLYILFYMLAVKRKAGHKAAFVATALAVILAIVAWGMPVGLAIDATVYGAAFGLFPIVWIVVTAIWVYNMTVESGEFNIIKNSLAQITDDRRLQAIFIAFAFGSFIEGTAGFGTPVAITAAMLVGLGFNPLYAAGICLIANTAPVAFGAIGIPVVVAAKVTDLDMMKISQIIGRQLPFLSVIIPLWLSVTMCGFKRSMEVLPAIIVAGVCFAGSQFLVSNFVGPYLPDIISAIITILGLGLFLKVWKPKNVWHFPDEPPAADRKVASEYSGGEILRAWMPYIILAVMVFLWGLNPVKVLLKPFGFAFQWPGLHNVVIKTAPIVAANTPYGAVFNVNIGSAAGTAILIAGLIAVLFMPNYGYGKAIACFFRTIKQLRYPILTIALILGLAYIMNYSGMSSSMGLAFTATGALFPFFSPILGWLGVFLTGSDTSSNALFGALQKTTAQQIGVDPHLCVAANSSGGVTGKMISPQSIAVATAATDMVGQEGNIFRFTLGHSVAMTLFVCVLTLLQAYALKWMLP; this is encoded by the coding sequence ATGACGTGGGTCCAACAGTACCAACCGCTTGGAAGTGTGGGCCTGTCCGCGCTGGTGGCAGGCATTCCCCTCTACATTTTGTTCTACATGCTGGCCGTCAAACGCAAAGCCGGCCACAAGGCCGCCTTCGTGGCCACGGCCCTGGCCGTCATCCTGGCCATCGTGGCCTGGGGCATGCCGGTCGGCCTGGCCATTGACGCCACCGTGTACGGCGCGGCCTTCGGTCTTTTTCCCATCGTGTGGATCGTGGTCACGGCCATCTGGGTCTACAACATGACGGTCGAATCGGGCGAATTCAACATCATCAAGAACTCCCTGGCCCAGATCACCGACGACCGCCGGCTCCAGGCCATCTTCATCGCCTTCGCCTTCGGCTCGTTTATTGAGGGCACGGCCGGTTTCGGCACGCCCGTCGCCATCACCGCCGCCATGCTGGTGGGCCTCGGGTTCAACCCGCTCTACGCCGCCGGCATCTGCCTGATCGCCAACACCGCCCCGGTGGCCTTCGGCGCCATCGGCATCCCCGTCGTGGTCGCGGCCAAGGTCACCGACCTCGACATGATGAAGATCAGCCAGATCATCGGCCGCCAGTTGCCGTTCCTGTCCGTGATCATTCCGTTGTGGCTGTCGGTCACCATGTGCGGCTTCAAACGCTCCATGGAAGTCCTGCCCGCCATCATCGTGGCCGGCGTGTGCTTCGCCGGATCCCAGTTCCTGGTCTCCAACTTTGTCGGCCCGTACCTGCCCGACATCATTTCGGCCATCATCACCATCCTCGGCCTGGGCCTGTTCCTCAAGGTCTGGAAGCCGAAAAACGTGTGGCATTTCCCGGACGAGCCGCCCGCGGCCGACCGCAAGGTCGCCTCGGAATACTCCGGCGGCGAGATCCTGCGCGCCTGGATGCCCTATATCATCCTGGCCGTCATGGTTTTCCTGTGGGGCCTTAATCCGGTCAAGGTGCTGCTCAAACCCTTCGGCTTCGCCTTCCAGTGGCCGGGCCTGCACAACGTCGTCATCAAGACCGCGCCCATCGTGGCCGCCAACACCCCCTACGGCGCGGTGTTCAACGTCAACATCGGCTCCGCCGCCGGCACGGCCATCCTCATCGCCGGCCTGATCGCGGTCCTTTTCATGCCCAACTACGGTTACGGCAAGGCCATCGCCTGCTTTTTCCGCACCATCAAGCAACTGCGCTACCCCATCCTGACCATCGCCCTGATCCTGGGCCTGGCCTACATCATGAACTACTCGGGCATGAGCTCGTCCATGGGGTTGGCCTTTACCGCCACTGGCGCGCTGTTCCCGTTCTTCTCCCCGATCCTCGGCTGGCTCGGCGTCTTCCTGACCGGTTCCGACACCTCGTCCAACGCGCTTTTCGGCGCCCTGCAAAAGACCACCGCCCAGCAGATCGGCGTGGACCCGCACCTGTGCGTGGCCGCCAACTCCTCGGGCGGCGTCACCGGCAAGATGATCTCGCCCCAGTCCATTGCCGTGGCCACCGCCGCCACGGACATGGTCGGGCAGGAAGGCAACATCTTCCGCTTCACCCTGGGCCATTCCGTGGCCATGACCCTGTTCGTGTGCGTGCTGACGCTCCTTCAGGCCTATGCCCTGAAGTGGATGCTGCCCTAG
- a CDS encoding phosphotransacetylase family protein translates to MIGLYIGSTQGYSGKNLVTLALGQQFQREGKTLGYMKPVGAVPHKINNQIGDEDAHFMQQALGLSESPSLVTPVVITRDFHMRAFLEDCANLMPGIVDSYKKLSAGKDLMLVGGSGSFLYSGKYCGVDGVSVAGAIGAKVLLVDRYIQEYNYDYLAAAKEALGEDLVGVILNDVPEHFREEAETLIVPFLKRRGVDVLGIVPHDPIMFAVRAGDLAHGLGGRMITTGGRTDNLVVNFLIGTMQVENFITFFKRHKDVAILCGGDRADLQLVALEGGCAALILTGNLYPNDIILAKAEDKGVPVIVVRDDTFTVAKKMELILTREKLRDKSRIEHGSKLVLQAVNMPVLKKNLGI, encoded by the coding sequence ATGATCGGTCTCTATATCGGGTCCACGCAGGGATATTCGGGCAAAAACCTCGTCACTCTGGCTTTGGGGCAGCAGTTTCAGCGCGAAGGCAAGACGCTCGGCTACATGAAGCCCGTCGGCGCCGTGCCCCACAAGATCAACAACCAGATCGGCGACGAGGACGCCCATTTCATGCAGCAGGCCCTGGGCCTGTCGGAATCCCCCTCGCTGGTCACTCCCGTGGTCATCACCCGGGATTTCCATATGCGCGCCTTCCTGGAGGATTGCGCCAACCTGATGCCGGGCATCGTCGACAGCTATAAAAAGCTCTCCGCCGGCAAGGACCTCATGCTGGTCGGCGGCTCGGGCAGCTTCCTGTACTCCGGCAAGTACTGCGGCGTGGACGGCGTGTCCGTTGCCGGCGCCATCGGGGCTAAGGTCCTGCTCGTCGACCGCTATATCCAGGAATACAACTACGACTACCTGGCCGCGGCCAAGGAAGCCCTGGGCGAAGACCTGGTCGGCGTCATCCTAAACGACGTGCCCGAACACTTCCGCGAGGAAGCCGAGACGCTGATCGTGCCCTTCCTCAAGCGGCGCGGCGTGGACGTGCTCGGCATCGTGCCCCACGACCCCATCATGTTCGCCGTGCGCGCGGGCGACTTGGCTCATGGCCTGGGCGGACGCATGATCACCACCGGTGGCCGCACCGACAATCTGGTGGTCAACTTCCTGATCGGCACCATGCAGGTGGAGAACTTCATCACCTTCTTCAAGCGTCATAAGGACGTGGCCATCCTGTGCGGCGGCGACCGGGCCGACCTGCAACTCGTGGCCCTGGAAGGCGGCTGCGCGGCGCTGATCCTGACCGGCAACCTCTACCCCAACGACATCATCCTGGCCAAGGCCGAGGACAAGGGCGTGCCGGTCATCGTGGTGCGCGACGATACCTTCACTGTGGCCAAAAAAATGGAACTCATCCTGACGCGCGAAAAACTGCGCGACAAATCCCGCATCGAACACGGCTCCAAGCTCGTTCTGCAGGCGGTCAACATGCCTGTGCTCAAAAAGAATCTGGGAATCTAG